The Falco cherrug isolate bFalChe1 chromosome 3, bFalChe1.pri, whole genome shotgun sequence genome segment gaGGTTATGCATCTGTTCCTGGGACATGGTTATGATACATCTCGAACAAAAACCGTCTTCTGAAAGGCACTTTAAACACCACTGTGCCTCTCAAGGGAACCTGGAGTGAACTGAAGTAAGAGAGCTGTTCCATACTAGAAGATAGAAATTTGCTGCCAATGTTCAGTTTACATCGACATAAGATAGCACTTGACATCAGCGTAAGACAGAACTTGAACTACTAGTTAGAACAGATGCACAATATGATAAAGTTTATATTAGCCTCTCTTTAATTAAAGTTTTTGAAATTGTGATTTGTCTCacttttcagagagaaaaggcaTTGCTTCCCAGTCTCTCGCAAAAGGGGGTGTCAAGCTCTTTGCAGGAAGAGGCCTCATTTGTAACCAGATTTTCTTCTAAATGGACCCTGTATGCTCTTATTGTCtgatttcttcccattttagGTTCACACTTTCCTGTCCTTAGTCTCCAGTTACTGGCAATCACAATTTCAATTTAGGGCTACAGGAGGTGCTGCAAAAACTGACGTGGTCATTGTTTTGTACCATTTTCCATACCCTGGCCTCTGGCAATAGGAGTCGTAGTGAGGAGAACAGGGAACACAAGAGCATGCTGAAGAAGAGGTTCACTAATCCTAATAGTAATAGAACCATGTCCCAGGAGAACAGCTATGTGTAGATCTTATTCAACTCTTGTTCTCTCCACTATATGCACTGTTCAAGTTTCCAACAAATCTAAAGCACGGACACTGCTGgtgttttctgctgtgagaTTCAGCTTAGTATGGGACACATATAAACTTCATTAGCATTCAGAGGACTTGGTATAAATGAGGATTGAATATGCACTTGAGATTTAGATGATTTTTGGTGGCTTAGCCAGTTCATCTCTTTCCGCAGTCATTTTCATGAGTTATGCTAACGGTTTTATCAGTCTTGCATGTGTGACCTCTAAATCTCTCTGATTCAAGTAATTCATGCTTTTGTCAATGGTTTGTttcatgaaacattttccagctgTATACTAATGCTGCCTTTCTACTTtgtagaaaaaaagcatttcatccCGTGCTATCAACAGAAGCTGACTGATGCTTTTTGCAATGCAAAATACCTTCATGTTGCTTCATTCCTAAAAGTTTTGCTTGTAAAAATGATCtagaaaaatgaatgtttaagaaaagcaaagagagaggTGAAGGGGTTAAATTTCACTTGATTGTGATTTACTGTGACCCTTGCATGTCAGGTACCATGTCAGTAATGCTGTCAACAGTGCAGTTACCTGTGTTTGTAACTGACAGATGAAATAtgtcattttgcttttggatgCTCTCCTCACCGTGGCTGTCTTACAAAAACAGCCTTCagcatttaaaggaaaacacatctGAGGATCATGAAATAATATCCAATGCTCTCAGAGGTTTAAGACAtactttgaaaataacattttgaaaaagaaatgtcagtcttacaaatgtaaaaacaaaatctttgtCCCAGACCTTCCATGAAGCTGTGCCAAAGAGTTGAAATTGCCTTTTTACTCTGTAAAGGAACATTTCCAGTGAGTGTGTTGGCCACCTTAAGGAGTTAAGCTTGTGCTTAGtagttttccctttttgaatAACATGCTCAGATTCCTGTTCCGTTTTTCCCCAGGTCTGGCTATTGGCGATGTCCCAGACAAGCAACCCATTGGTATAGTTCTCACAGTGCTTGGTGTTGTGGTGTTGGACTTTTGCGCTGATGCAACAGAAGGGCCAATTCGGGCCTACTTGTTGGATGTCGTGGACAGTGAAGAACAAGACATGGCCCTTAACATCCATGCGTTTTCAGCTGGTATGGAGTTAGCTGATGTGTTTTTTGGCAGCTGTCAAGTCTTCCTGATGAATGAGTTGTggcctaattatttttttcctgagctcacttctcattttttctttccacaggtCTTGGAGGAGCAATTGGTTATATGTTAGGAGGGCTGGACTGGACACAGACCTTCTTAGGTGGTATTTTTAAATCTCAAGAGCAagtccttttcttctttgcagccattattttctctgtctcaGTTGCTCTCCACCTTTTTAGCATTGAAGAAGAGCAATATAACCCTCAGCAGGACAGGATTGATGATGAAGGAGACACACTTTCCAGTGTCAAATTCAGTGGTAGTCTCCCCCCTCTAAATCGACTGAATGTAATCAGTGAGGAAGACCCATATGGAGCCTCTATGTTCCATGATGAGGTTCAATCAGAGCATGATCTCAATATGGAGTTCCTTGAGGTGAACATTGTAAGAAGCAAGAGCGACTCAGTTCTACACATGCCTGATGCTACATTGGAAATTGAATCggagctgctttttctgcatgACATCGAACCCTCCATTTTTCAGGATGCTTCGTATCCCAACACTCCCCACAACACAAGCCAAGAGATCATGAAGTCCAAACTCAACCACCTGTCTGCTTTCCTCAGGGACaatgagaaagaggaggaaatgttGCTTGATAATCGCTTAAATGAAGATAAAGTCCCAAATGTCAACGGCTCCCTACCAAAAGAGTTCCTCAACGGACACGCTAGAATAGGCATGAAGCAATCTAGTACTTCAAATTCCATGCGAAGGCGGAGGCACATGTTTTACCGTCAGCCATCTTACACCTTCTCATACTATGGCAAAATAGGTTCCCACCGCTATCGCTTTCGTCGGGCCAATGCCATTGTCTTGATAAAGTCCTCACGCAGCATGAATGATATCTATGACATGCAGAAGCGGCAGCGACAGAGGTACAGGCACAGGAATCAGAGTGGCACAACAAATTCAAGTGGAGACACAGAGAGCGAAGAGGGGGAAACTGAAACCACTGTCAGACTCTTGTGGTTGTCAATGCTAAAGATGCCAAAGGAGCTGCTGAGACTGTGCGTCTGTCACCTCTTAACTTGGTTTTCGATCATTGCTGAAGCTGTGTTCTATACAGATTTCATGGGACAAGTCATTTTTCAGGGCGATCCAAAGGTAAGAGAACAGTTACCTTTGGCAGACCTGCTTGCAGTTACTCGTTTCTGAGATGCGCTCGTTACAAGAAAGTGGctttgcatttgtgtgtgttgcAGGCCCCTTCTAACTCAACTGAGCTACACGCCTATAACGCTGGAGTTCAGATGGGATGCTGGGGACTGGTAATTtatgctgctactgctgctgtttgttcaGGTAAGAGACTATGCACAATCAGACAGTGTTATGCACCTCATAGATGTATTTGCAAGGTAGAAATAGTTTTGCTTCAGTTAGCATCTGCATCCTTGTTTGGTGTGAAGGATattttggaaaagcatttgATGTGGTCAAAGTGGAAGGGGCTTCTTTAAGaatcaatattaaaaaatcccTCCAAATGTAGGGGTGGAAATAAGAACAGATCAGTTAAGTGGCATAAAGCACAACATTTTATCAAAGGATATTAATGGCATTTGGTTAGTCATCAGGAAACTAAAATTATGCTTGTTAGAAAATTGAAGCATATGTAAGAAGGTTTtgcaaagactttttaaaatcagaattataaatatgtatttctgaaagtctTTCATGTTCTCTAATCAACAGATAAAGCAACTACAGACAATTTAGGCTTGGAATACAGACTCTGAAATTGAGAACTTTTGCCAAATGTAAATTCTGCCAAATTCTGCCTTCTGCAGTACGTGCGCAGGCATATCTGTACAGATCAGTATCGTGGGGACTGCCTCTTTGTTGAGACATGCCAAGTTGAAGTTCAGGTGGGCAGCTTGTTTCTGAACGCAAACTGAAATGGGTCTGTGAACATCAGTTACCTGATCACTTTGTTTAGCGAATGTGCTTGCGTTAGAAACAGAACGGCCTCTGTGCTCGGTGTGTACCTGCATTGACAAAGTTAACGAATAGGTAAAATTACTGAATGGACCGAGTGGACCATGATAGGTTTGAGTCTCAATGCATTTTGTTCTGCCTCAGACTTGTAGCATGGTTTAGGCAAGTCTCTGAGCTCAATTGCTCCCCAGTTTCTGTAGCCGCAACGCGTTTCTTTCCCAATGACAGCTGAGCTATTCTGCCAAGACAAGCCAAATACTCGGTGAGCATCCAAGCCCTAAACAGCATAGCGAGCCATCACGGCCACATCAATACCATAAAACTTTGTCGAGTAAACTGACATTTATGTTTCATTCTTCATCTCTGCAGCTTTgttgcagaaatatttggaCAACTATGACCTTAGTATAAAAGTGATCTACATCCTGGGCACGCTGGGTTTTTCTCTTGGCACTGCGGTGATGGCTATGTTCCCCAACGTGTATGTCACTATGATAATGATCAGCACTATGGGAATAGTCTCCATGAGTATCTCCTACTGTCCCTATGCGCTTTTGGGACAATACCACGATATTAAACAGGTACGTAGAATATTTTGGGTATTTTAATCAAAGCAGAGCCTTCACATTTCACTGAAGATCACAGTGGCAAAATGGATTTATTAAACCCCATTATTTGAGGTATATGCTTTGTTGGGATGTGGGCCAAAGCAGAAATTCATCCTTGATAGTAAATAGCAAGAGCTGCTACTTAAATCTGCTGGTAGTACCAAGCTTCAGGTTGGCTCGGTGGGGTCATGATTACCATGTGCTGAGGTATAAAAGGATTTGGGTGGACGTGGTAGGATGAAGAGAGATGAAATAATTATTGCACTATTTATTATATACCTAGTAGTTATACTGTTTCAGATGTGTTATGTTAGCATTACTCAGGTTTTTCAGAGTCTTAGATATTGACGTGAGTCAACTATCAGTTTGGGGAGATGTAAGGCAAACTgattctgctggaaaaaaggaCAGATTTACTTTCCATCTTTCAGCACTGTTCCATTTGGATTACAAATTACAGGAGGATTGTTGATTTTAACATGTTTCTGCattgggatggggatggggattcCTTTTTATAATTTCCACCAACtctttcatgtaatttttttctacaaaaccTGATCTTGGAGCCAGTTGACACTAGGAGTACCCCACTAAATGTCTGTCTCATGGTGCAAGATGAGAATGTGCTTGATAAGTAGGTGAGAAGGCTCTTTGGGCTTGTATAGCCTGCATGATGCACAAGGATGGCATGAAGTCCACCACATCGCAGAGAAATTTGAGGAAGATGCTAATGTTTAACCATTTGATTTAATCCATTGTTTTGCCTCCTAACATGTTTGTCTTTTTCCAGTACATTCACCATAGCCCTGGGAACTCAAAGCGAGGATTTGGCATAGACTGTGCTATTCTGTCATGCCAGGTTTACATCTCTCAGATCCTCGTGGCCTCTGCGCTTGGTGGTGTGGTAGATGCGGTTGGCACAGTCAGTGTCATTCCCATGGTGGCTTCAGTGGGATCCTTCCTGGGGTTTTTGACAGCTACCTTCTTGGTGATATACCCCGAAGTCAATGAAGAGccaaaggaagaacagaaaggatTAGGTCCTCCGGAGACAGCCGAGGGCAACGGCATGAGTGCAGAGAAGCCAACTGTGCTGAAGCTCACACGCAAAGGAGCTGCCACATCGGAGCTGGAGAGTGAATCAGCTGTGTGAGACCATCGCTTATTGTTCACTCACATTCCAGGGAGTGCAGGTGCAGGatcaagaactttttttttcccccaggaaaaaaaaattagggtCTTCACTACTTGTAGCTgaaattgcaaaagaaaaggcagtttcatgcaaaaatgtaaatgaaatccTGTAGTCCTTAATATAGATTTGAACAGGTAGCTATGATGCTAATTGCTTTCTCTACAACTTAGAAACGTCATTTCTGAACACTTTTTTATTAAGAATACATTTAGATTGCAAATAAGTTTTATTAATCTGCATGAGACTCACAGTGTATTCAATTAGCAGTTAGAAAAAGTAAGTTTTCGgctggttttaaactgaaaatggaaGCTATCTTGACTTACAgtctcttgctgtttttttgtCTGAACATTTCAGATTTCACTAGTGTAATAGCCGAATCAAACGCTTAGACATCTTGATCAATTTTTTCTTAAGCATGATATTATTGGTCTGACAGCTACAGTTTTTTAGCATTAATTTTAGACTTCATGTTTTTGTTAGTGCAATTACTACAGAATAGTtttatttacaattattttcaagaaaaacaaaagcaattagTGCGGTTTCTAAGAAACTGCCGTGAATCCTTTCAGTCACACTGTTCAACAGCTACTCCCAAGTCTGCTGCTTGTCAAGAGAGGGTGACATAGGTGATGTGAACTGtagagggaaggagcagcagctgggagaggtgaCCAGCACTCACAGGTTTTTATCACAAGTGCTGCACTTCAAGAATGTCGTTGGAATACGCTGTGACAGTTTTTAGCCTGGTGTTTTTCGTGCTGGTGAACTT includes the following:
- the SLC45A4 gene encoding solute carrier family 45 member 4 isoform X1 translates to MVMKMAPQNADSESMQVQDLPVAQLQKPENKENESREETISEGSIDRIPIRLWVMHGAVMFGREFCYAMETALVTPVLLQIGLPEQYYSLTWFLSPILGLIFTPLIGSASDRCTLSWGRRRPFILALCIGVLFGVALFLNGSVIGLAIGDVPDKQPIGIVLTVLGVVVLDFCADATEGPIRAYLLDVVDSEEQDMALNIHAFSAGLGGAIGYMLGGLDWTQTFLGGIFKSQEQVLFFFAAIIFSVSVALHLFSIEEEQYNPQQDRIDDEGDTLSSVKFSGSLPPLNRLNVISEEDPYGASMFHDEVQSEHDLNMEFLEVNIVRSKSDSVLHMPDATLEIESELLFLHDIEPSIFQDASYPNTPHNTSQEIMKSKLNHLSAFLRDNEKEEEMLLDNRLNEDKVPNVNGSLPKEFLNGHARIGMKQSSTSNSMRRRRHMFYRQPSYTFSYYGKIGSHRYRFRRANAIVLIKSSRSMNDIYDMQKRQRQRYRHRNQSGTTNSSGDTESEEGETETTVRLLWLSMLKMPKELLRLCVCHLLTWFSIIAEAVFYTDFMGQVIFQGDPKAPSNSTELHAYNAGVQMGCWGLVIYAATAAVCSALLQKYLDNYDLSIKVIYILGTLGFSLGTAVMAMFPNVYVTMIMISTMGIVSMSISYCPYALLGQYHDIKQYIHHSPGNSKRGFGIDCAILSCQVYISQILVASALGGVVDAVGTVSVIPMVASVGSFLGFLTATFLVIYPEVNEEPKEEQKGLGPPETAEGNGMSAEKPTVLKLTRKGAATSELESESAV
- the SLC45A4 gene encoding solute carrier family 45 member 4 isoform X2 — its product is MVMKMAPQNADSESMQVQDLPVAQLQKPENKENESREETISEGSIDRIPIRLWVMHGAVMFGREFCYAMETALVTPVLLQIGLAIGDVPDKQPIGIVLTVLGVVVLDFCADATEGPIRAYLLDVVDSEEQDMALNIHAFSAGLGGAIGYMLGGLDWTQTFLGGIFKSQEQVLFFFAAIIFSVSVALHLFSIEEEQYNPQQDRIDDEGDTLSSVKFSGSLPPLNRLNVISEEDPYGASMFHDEVQSEHDLNMEFLEVNIVRSKSDSVLHMPDATLEIESELLFLHDIEPSIFQDASYPNTPHNTSQEIMKSKLNHLSAFLRDNEKEEEMLLDNRLNEDKVPNVNGSLPKEFLNGHARIGMKQSSTSNSMRRRRHMFYRQPSYTFSYYGKIGSHRYRFRRANAIVLIKSSRSMNDIYDMQKRQRQRYRHRNQSGTTNSSGDTESEEGETETTVRLLWLSMLKMPKELLRLCVCHLLTWFSIIAEAVFYTDFMGQVIFQGDPKAPSNSTELHAYNAGVQMGCWGLVIYAATAAVCSALLQKYLDNYDLSIKVIYILGTLGFSLGTAVMAMFPNVYVTMIMISTMGIVSMSISYCPYALLGQYHDIKQYIHHSPGNSKRGFGIDCAILSCQVYISQILVASALGGVVDAVGTVSVIPMVASVGSFLGFLTATFLVIYPEVNEEPKEEQKGLGPPETAEGNGMSAEKPTVLKLTRKGAATSELESESAV